A genomic segment from Pirellulales bacterium encodes:
- a CDS encoding DUF456 family protein, giving the protein MHTLLIDLPLFLIYCVLLVVCWCMTLFGLPGNWLILVLACAVTWLAPAESRLETAPIILGALLALAVGGEAVEFAAGSAAANRAGGTRRGAVGALGGAMLGAMAGAMVGLPVPIIGSAVAAILGGAVGAMAGALALEFHGGRGLVASWRVGHAAFWGRLFGTLSKAAIGAVMVVVAAIAAMA; this is encoded by the coding sequence GTGCATACCCTGTTAATCGACCTGCCGCTGTTCCTGATCTACTGTGTGCTGTTGGTCGTGTGTTGGTGCATGACCCTGTTCGGCCTGCCCGGCAATTGGTTGATCCTGGTGCTGGCCTGCGCCGTAACCTGGCTCGCCCCGGCGGAATCGCGTCTCGAGACGGCACCGATCATCTTGGGCGCGCTATTGGCGCTGGCCGTCGGCGGCGAGGCCGTCGAATTTGCCGCCGGATCAGCCGCCGCGAATCGCGCCGGCGGAACACGTCGCGGCGCCGTCGGGGCGCTCGGCGGAGCAATGCTGGGTGCGATGGCTGGCGCCATGGTCGGGCTGCCGGTGCCGATTATCGGCTCGGCCGTGGCGGCCATCTTGGGCGGAGCCGTCGGCGCTATGGCCGGCGCGCTGGCGCTGGAATTTCACGGCGGTCGCGGCCTGGTCGCCAGTTGGCGCGTGGGACACGCCGCCTTTTGGGGCCGGCTATTCGGCACCCTGTCGAAGGCGGCGATCGGCGCCGTGATGGTCGTCGTCGCCGCGATCGCAGCAATGGCCTGA
- a CDS encoding ferredoxin family protein, which translates to MTHVVAEPCFGCKYTDCVVVCPVECFYEGEQMLYIHPDECIDCEACVPECPVEAIFHEDNLPEEWKDFTALNAEMATQCPVITEKKEPLAGAE; encoded by the coding sequence ATGACTCACGTTGTTGCTGAGCCGTGTTTTGGTTGTAAGTACACGGACTGCGTCGTCGTGTGCCCCGTCGAGTGTTTCTACGAAGGCGAGCAGATGCTGTACATCCATCCGGATGAGTGCATCGATTGCGAAGCTTGCGTCCCCGAGTGCCCCGTGGAAGCCATTTTCCACGAGGATAACTTGCCGGAAGAGTGGAAAGACTTCACCGCGCTCAACGCGGAGATGGCCACCCAATGCCCGGTGATCACTGAGAAGAAAGAGCCGTTGGCCGGCGCCGAGTAG
- a CDS encoding sigma-70 family RNA polymerase sigma factor, which yields MALSDFDRKLLERCLGRKPRAWEDFVDRYTGLVMHVINHSAQARSIRLSNEDREDLCAEVCMSLVRKDFAVLRRFRGQSSLATYLTVVARRVVVKNLLANKAPARLAAVPAHENGFPASVNGDSEDRVVNRDEVERLLEDLEDHEAHVVRLYHIEGKSYREISTATGVPENSVGPMLSRARAKLRRDDAGPVAQ from the coding sequence GTGGCACTTTCTGACTTCGACCGAAAACTTCTCGAACGCTGCCTGGGCCGCAAGCCCCGCGCTTGGGAAGACTTCGTTGACCGATATACGGGCCTGGTGATGCACGTCATCAACCATTCGGCCCAAGCCCGGTCGATCCGCTTGTCGAACGAAGATCGCGAAGACCTGTGCGCCGAAGTCTGCATGAGCCTGGTCCGCAAGGACTTCGCCGTGTTGCGACGCTTTCGTGGTCAGAGCAGCCTGGCGACTTATTTAACGGTCGTTGCACGGCGCGTGGTCGTAAAGAATCTGCTGGCCAACAAGGCGCCAGCCCGACTGGCCGCGGTGCCCGCCCACGAGAACGGATTTCCGGCAAGCGTGAACGGCGATTCCGAAGATCGGGTCGTCAATCGCGACGAAGTGGAACGGCTGCTCGAGGATCTGGAAGATCACGAGGCTCACGTCGTGCGGCTGTACCACATCGAAGGCAAAAGCTATCGCGAAATCAGCACCGCCACCGGCGTGCCGGAAAACAGCGTCGGCCCAATGCTCAGCCGGGCGCGTGCCAAATTGCGTCGCGACGACGCGGGGCCCGTGGCTCAGTAG